The nucleotide sequence GCAGCTTGAGCGGGACGCAGCGTACACCGGGCAGGGACTCCACGGTGCGCAGCGGCGCGTACAGGCTTTGCGCGGCGTAGCGCGTCAACGCGACCGGGATCGGTGTGCGTTCTGGAACAGGGACGGCGCTCGATTCAGCCTCGGTAGCTTGCCCCTGAGCATGCTTGAGAATACGCACCGGCTCCAGCGGTTGATCGCCGGGCGTGGTCGCGATATCCAGCAGGATGATCTCACCCGTCGCGACCGATTGCAGTTGCAGTCGGGTCGGGGCAATGGCTTCCGACGCGCGCAGGTACAGCGTGCCGCCGGTGGATTGCACGCGCAGCTTGCCCGTCAAGGTTGAGGGCACGCCGACGCGAACAGCCTCATCGACAAATACCACTCGCTCCTGATTGATCACTAGCGGGACCGCGAGGGGGAGGCGTTCCCAATGCATCAGCTCGACGGCCTGTGCCGCGACTCCCCACAGCGTTAGTGCGACGGTGAGTCCCAGGGTCGACATCCGCTTCATGGTTCACCTCCAGGCAGGAAGATTTTTTGCGGAGTGCCCTGGTAGCAGTCCAGAGCCAGCCCCCACTTGTTGCGCTCGGGATCCAGGTCAAAACGCACCACGCGCAATGGATAGCGCACCACCACCCGTTTTACCGGTTCGGCGGCGTAATACTCATCGGCGTTGAGGTCGAGCGTGACCAGCCAGCTGTCGCGGTCGAGTTGCTTGACCCTGAGTTCCGGATCTTCGCTGTAGCCGCGGCCCAGAATTTCGTAGACGCCACGCACCCGCTGGCGCAACTCGCCGGCGGCCTTGCGGTACTCGTAGTCACCGTCGAGGAAGGCCTTGCAGGCGGGTGTCAGGTAGGACTGCAAGCCATAGATGGCGCGGCGATAGTCCTGCTCGCCATCCGAGGGCCAGCGGTTGAGCTGACCAAAGATGTACAGGGCAAAGGCATACACATTCTCCGAGGGGATATCCCACCACTTGCGCGTGCTGCCCGAGCGCAGATCTGGCGGTACATGTACGGTCAGATCGGTCGGTGCCGAGCGCCAGCCATACCAGAGTCCGGCACAGAGCAGAGCAAGGATCACTACCGCCAGACGCAGGCTGAAGATGTGGGCCTGTTGGGCATCGACCTTGTTCCGAAATCGGCTCATGGCTGCCACCGTGACAGGGCAGGACGCAGCCGACGTGAACGGCGGACCGTCCAGGCACCGGAGTGGAGGATCAGACTGCCGCGACCCAAGCGCCAACGGCTGGCGAGCATCCATTCGAGTTTGCGGTACAACCAGGTCTCGGGGCGAGCCCGTTTGGCCCGGCGCAGTAGCGTGCCACCGGCCAATAACACCAGCGCCATGCCGGCGATCATGCCGGTCGGCGCTATGGCAATGGAAGCGGTGGCAATCGCTAGAGGGACGCCCAGCAGCAGGCCAATGACGGCGCCAGTGCCGAGTGCTACCCACATCTCATCATTGGTCAACCCTCGCAATACGGCGGGATCACGATTGAGTCGCTCTGGAAGAAAGACCAAGGTGCCGTCGGCAAGGCGTTCGATAGTGTCGTTCATACCGACCTCACAGAATGGCGGCCGCCTTGGTCAGGAACCAGATGATGATCACCACCAGCAGGGCACCGATGCCGACCACTGCACCCAAGTCCTTCCAGGTCTTTCGTTGGTTTTGCACGTCGGCGTACACGGTCAACGAGTGCCACGCCACCCCCAAGAAAGCGAGTAGGGCGATCAGCAGACCGAGCAGGATGCCGCCGTCGTAGGCATAGTTTTTGATCGTCTCGATCAACCCGGAGCCTTCGCCGCGCGAAGGGGCTTCCATGGTAGGGAGCTCGGCAAAAGCCAGGCTTGGGCCGAGCACCAGCAGCAGTCCGATCAAGCGTTGGCTCGCACGATCACGCAGGTTGTTTTTCAGAGGAGTAAAACACTTGAGCATGGCGGCGATCTCCTGGGTTAGGACAGGGTGAAGAACATCAAAACCAGCAAGGTGAGCAGCACGCGTGCGGCGCTGCCGCCGAAGGCTCCAAAGCGCACGCTGCCGCTCGCCCAACCCCGGTAAGCCGTCCACATCACCCAGGCGCACCACAGCAAGGTCAGGACGAGAACCAGGGACAGCCACAGCGTCGAACTGCTCTGCGGTGCGAAGCCGGCGGCGTTTTGGAACGCAGCGATCTGAACGTCAGTCATACTCATGGCGAGGGCTCCGCAATCGGAGTGTCGAGGCGGTAATCACCGACCAGTTCACTGGGGTCGCGGGGTTGCGCACGGGAGGGGTACAGATAGCTCTGCACCCCTTGGCGGATGCGCTGAATGTCCTGGGTCAGTCGGGGGTAGTCGAATCGATAGCGTTCGATTGGTTCAAGGGTACGGGCTGCCTCCGCTCGCGTCGCAAGGCGTTCGAGAGTGTCGAGTTGCTGCTGGACTAGGCTGAGCTGTTCCTGTTCCTGTTCCTGTTCCTGCTCATGAGTCGATGCGGCATAGCCGCTGACATGAGCGATGGCCAGTGAAAGGAATAACAAGCAGCGAAAGACGGTAGTCGACATGATGCTGGTCCATGTGGAGATGGCGCCAGCATCAAGTTAGGGGTTGAATTACTCAGTATGAAACGCGAGATGGGATGTATCGCTTTTTTGGAGGCGAGCGGAAGAAACTTACTCACACATACACGAGCAATCGATTGGGCGAAAAAGAGAGCCCAGTCTAGCAATCCTTCCCCATTAGTAATGTGTTGCTCATAGGGCAATGAGTGAATTCACTTCTGCTTGAAACGCGTATGGGTGACGAAGAGTCAATCATCGCTTAGCATGGGGGCGTTCACTTCTCATTTCCCTAACCTGAAGGAAGTTTCACATGTCTCGTTTGGCTGAATTTCGCAAGCTTGAACAACAACTGGCTGAACAGCTCGCAGAGCTCGAGTCGATGAAAAGTGACTCCGGTCTGAAAAAAG is from Pseudomonas marginalis and encodes:
- a CDS encoding TIGR03749 family integrating conjugative element protein, which codes for MKRMSTLGLTVALTLWGVAAQAVELMHWERLPLAVPLVINQERVVFVDEAVRVGVPSTLTGKLRVQSTGGTLYLRASEAIAPTRLQLQSVATGEIILLDIATTPGDQPLEPVRILKHAQGQATEAESSAVPVPERTPIPVALTRYAAQSLYAPLRTVESLPGVRCVPLKLRSELPTLLPTENVSSTPIAAWRLGDYWVTAVKLRNRGPATVQLDPRRLQAKLFAAAFQHAFLGPVGSAEDTTIAYLVTRGAGLEHAVLLPPVARGADDES
- a CDS encoding PFL_4703 family integrating conjugative element protein, producing MSRFRNKVDAQQAHIFSLRLAVVILALLCAGLWYGWRSAPTDLTVHVPPDLRSGSTRKWWDIPSENVYAFALYIFGQLNRWPSDGEQDYRRAIYGLQSYLTPACKAFLDGDYEYRKAAGELRQRVRGVYEILGRGYSEDPELRVKQLDRDSWLVTLDLNADEYYAAEPVKRVVVRYPLRVVRFDLDPERNKWGLALDCYQGTPQKIFLPGGEP
- a CDS encoding TIGR03750 family conjugal transfer protein, encoding MNDTIERLADGTLVFLPERLNRDPAVLRGLTNDEMWVALGTGAVIGLLLGVPLAIATASIAIAPTGMIAGMALVLLAGGTLLRRAKRARPETWLYRKLEWMLASRWRLGRGSLILHSGAWTVRRSRRLRPALSRWQP
- a CDS encoding TIGR03745 family integrating conjugative element membrane protein, which produces MLKCFTPLKNNLRDRASQRLIGLLLVLGPSLAFAELPTMEAPSRGEGSGLIETIKNYAYDGGILLGLLIALLAFLGVAWHSLTVYADVQNQRKTWKDLGAVVGIGALLVVIIIWFLTKAAAIL
- a CDS encoding TIGR03758 family integrating conjugative element protein, with the translated sequence MSMTDVQIAAFQNAAGFAPQSSSTLWLSLVLVLTLLWCAWVMWTAYRGWASGSVRFGAFGGSAARVLLTLLVLMFFTLS
- a CDS encoding RAQPRD family integrative conjugative element protein, whose translation is MSTTVFRCLLFLSLAIAHVSGYAASTHEQEQEQEQEQLSLVQQQLDTLERLATRAEAARTLEPIERYRFDYPRLTQDIQRIRQGVQSYLYPSRAQPRDPSELVGDYRLDTPIAEPSP